In the genome of Myroides phaeus, one region contains:
- a CDS encoding aldehyde dehydrogenase family protein, with amino-acid sequence MKQNVVLEQANSAFLSWKKLSIDERIDYLTKVNEKLLQNKEEYGKCMTLDMYKPIKQSVAEVEKCSKLIQYYIDNGKEILKGRTIKTDWTETYTVNDPLGVILGVMPWNFPFWQVFRFAIPTLLAGNTVVVKHASNVPLSAKALEECFTIDGVDPVYFNITIPGREVEKLIESSYVKGVSLTGSEAAGSSVGKKAGELIKPVVLELGGSNAFIVCEDVDVDTIIPIAVNARFQNTGQSCIAGKRMLVHNSIRKEFTEKFAEAVKKLSFGDLMDYNTGLGYMARPDLADELAEIMNKSIAMGATLVAGGKVEGNKFEPTILADVTKDMPAFKEETFGPLAAIVGFDTFEEAVELSNDSRFGLGVAMFGKDIEFLKSKVSEFDEGAVFINEMVISDPRVPFGGNKFSGIGREMAAEGLLSFVNKKSVIVK; translated from the coding sequence ATGAAACAAAATGTTGTATTAGAACAAGCGAATAGTGCTTTTTTATCTTGGAAGAAGTTAAGCATAGATGAAAGAATAGATTATTTAACTAAGGTAAATGAGAAGCTTCTTCAGAACAAAGAAGAATATGGTAAGTGTATGACTTTAGATATGTACAAACCAATAAAGCAATCTGTTGCTGAAGTAGAGAAATGTTCTAAGCTTATTCAATATTATATTGACAATGGGAAAGAGATTTTAAAAGGGCGTACAATAAAAACAGATTGGACAGAGACTTATACAGTAAACGATCCATTAGGTGTGATTTTAGGTGTAATGCCTTGGAACTTTCCTTTTTGGCAAGTGTTTAGATTTGCAATACCAACGTTATTAGCAGGAAATACAGTTGTTGTAAAACACGCAAGTAATGTGCCGTTGTCAGCAAAGGCGTTGGAAGAATGCTTTACAATTGACGGTGTAGATCCTGTTTATTTCAATATTACAATTCCGGGAAGAGAAGTTGAAAAGTTAATTGAGAGTTCTTATGTAAAAGGAGTTTCGTTGACAGGAAGTGAAGCAGCAGGTAGTTCTGTTGGTAAGAAAGCAGGGGAGTTGATTAAGCCTGTGGTATTGGAATTAGGAGGAAGTAATGCATTTATTGTTTGTGAAGACGTTGATGTAGATACTATTATTCCAATTGCGGTAAATGCACGTTTTCAAAATACAGGACAGAGTTGTATTGCAGGAAAACGTATGTTAGTTCACAATAGCATAAGAAAAGAGTTTACAGAAAAATTTGCTGAAGCAGTTAAAAAGTTGTCTTTTGGAGATTTAATGGATTATAATACAGGATTAGGCTATATGGCCCGTCCTGATTTAGCAGACGAATTAGCGGAGATTATGAATAAATCTATAGCGATGGGAGCTACATTAGTTGCAGGTGGTAAAGTAGAAGGGAATAAGTTTGAGCCTACTATCTTAGCAGATGTAACGAAAGATATGCCAGCGTTTAAAGAAGAAACTTTTGGACCATTAGCAGCTATTGTTGGTTTTGATACATTTGAAGAAGCAGTTGAATTAAGTAATGATTCTCGTTTTGGTCTTGGAGTTGCTATGTTTGGCAAAGATATTGAGTTCCTAAAATCGAAAGTAAGCGAGTTTGATGAAGGAGCTGTTTTTATCAATGAAATGGTAATATCAGATCCACGAGTACCTTTTGGAGGAAATAAGTTCTCTGGTATAGGACGAGAAATGGCTGCAGAGGGACTATTGTCATTTGTAAATAAAAAGTCGGTTATTGTAAAATAA
- a CDS encoding L-threonine 3-dehydrogenase, whose amino-acid sequence MGTKILIIGACGQIGSELTIKLRDVYGSNNVIASDIREGNSELMNSGPFEVLNAMDFDAVSSVVEKHKIDEVYLMAALLSATAEKNPAFAWELNMNSLFHVLNLAKEGKIKKIFWPSSIAVFGPTTPRHNTPQYTVMEPSTVYGISKQTGERWCEYYFNKYGVDVRSIRYPGLISWTTPPGGGTTDYAVDIFYKAIENKHYDCFLSEQSALPMMYMEDALNATVGIMQAPKENVKIRSSYNLGGISFTPEQIAAEITKHIPDFTIEYNPDFRQAIADSWPASIDDTSAQQDWGWKHKYDLSSMTEVMLENLGKVLKK is encoded by the coding sequence ATGGGAACCAAAATTCTTATCATTGGAGCTTGTGGACAGATAGGTTCTGAGCTAACAATCAAACTAAGAGATGTTTATGGAAGTAATAATGTAATTGCTTCTGATATTAGAGAAGGGAATAGTGAACTTATGAACTCCGGCCCTTTCGAAGTATTAAATGCTATGGATTTTGATGCAGTTTCCTCCGTTGTTGAAAAACACAAAATTGACGAAGTTTATTTAATGGCAGCTTTGTTGTCTGCAACAGCTGAAAAGAACCCTGCATTTGCGTGGGAATTAAATATGAATTCGTTATTCCATGTTTTAAATCTTGCAAAAGAAGGAAAGATTAAGAAGATTTTCTGGCCTTCATCTATTGCAGTTTTTGGACCAACAACACCTCGTCATAATACGCCTCAATATACAGTTATGGAGCCAAGTACTGTTTACGGTATTTCAAAACAAACAGGAGAGCGTTGGTGTGAGTACTACTTCAATAAATATGGAGTAGATGTTAGAAGTATTCGTTACCCAGGATTAATTTCTTGGACTACACCTCCAGGGGGTGGTACTACAGACTATGCAGTAGATATTTTCTACAAAGCAATTGAAAACAAGCATTATGACTGTTTCTTATCTGAGCAATCAGCTTTACCAATGATGTATATGGAAGATGCTTTAAATGCTACAGTAGGGATTATGCAAGCACCGAAAGAGAATGTTAAGATTCGTTCTTCATATAACTTAGGTGGTATTTCGTTTACTCCAGAGCAAATTGCAGCTGAGATTACGAAACATATTCCAGACTTTACAATTGAGTATAATCCAGACTTTAGACAAGCAATTGCTGATAGCTGGCCTGCAAGTATTGATGATACTTCAGCACAACAAGATTGGGGTTGGAAACACAAATATGATTTATCTTCTATGACAGAAGTGATGTTAGAAAACTTAGGAAAAGTATTAAAGAAGTAA
- the mfd gene encoding transcription-repair coupling factor, with amino-acid sequence MDIKQKFQESTNTKQVVQEIQKLGSKIQLKGLVGSAISFQIESIFAQSELPFLLIFNDKEEAAYYLNDLETLINKQDVLFYPGSYRRPYQIEETDNANVLLRAEVLNRISSRKKPAIIVSYAEAIFEKVVTKKVLEKNTLKVNLGDKMSIDFVNEILFEYNFKRVDFVAEPGEFSVRGGIIDVFSFSNDNPYRIEFFGDEIDSIRTFDVETQLSVDKQKKITIIPNVENKFSQESRESFLDYIPEKTVIFAQNTAFIIDQLERLFEKATTVFDKLNKDLSHREPKDMFMDGQTFVKKIELLTYLELDDTKIIKPTKVIEFHTKPQPSFNKQFDLLAQNLNENTDNGYTNFLYCSNENQAKRFREIFESLKNDQETAVVKSFKTVVMPLFEGFIDDEKQIACYTDHQIFERYHKFNLKNGYTKKQTITIKELNSLSVGDYVTHIDHGIGKFGGLQKIQVEGKTQEAIKLVYADNDIVYVSIHSLHKISKYNGKDGSVPKIHKLGSSAWKTLKNKTKARVKHIAFNLIQLYAKRRLQKGFQCHPDSYLQHELESSFIYEDTPDQEKATQEVKADMELDRPMDRLVCGDVGFGKTEVAIRAAFKMVDNGKQVAVLVPTTILAFQHYKTFTERLKDMPVRVSYINRFRTAKQKTEILQDLADGQIDILIGTHQLVNKGVQFKDLGLLIIDEEQKFGVAVKDKLKTISENVDTLTLTATPIPRTLQFSLMAARDLSIITTPPPNRYPIESNVIGFNEEIIRDAIAYEIERGGQVYFINNRIENIREVAGMIQRLVPDAKVGIGHGQLEGKKLEELMLSFMNGEFDVLVATTIIESGLDVPNANTILINNANNFGLSDLHQMRGRVGRSNKKAFCYFICPPYSAMTEEARKRIQALEQFSELGSGLNIAMKDLEIRGAGDILGGEQSGFINEIGFETYQKIMQEAIEELKQNEFKDLYADENTEENKVFVKDTQIDTDFEILFPDEYINNITERLNLYNELSTITTEKVLQEYEQRLIDRFGPLPKQAIALLNSLRIKWHASNMGIEKVVLKQGKMICYFLGDQQSEYYQSSKFRKALLFVQQHANLCKMKEKQTKTGLRLLLTFENIKSIKQALEMAELLDKDN; translated from the coding sequence ATGGATATTAAACAAAAGTTTCAAGAATCAACAAATACTAAACAAGTAGTCCAAGAAATACAAAAACTTGGAAGTAAAATACAACTTAAAGGATTAGTTGGTTCTGCAATCTCTTTTCAAATTGAAAGTATATTCGCTCAATCAGAATTGCCTTTTTTATTGATTTTTAACGATAAAGAAGAAGCTGCTTACTATTTGAACGACCTTGAAACTTTAATCAATAAACAAGACGTTTTATTCTACCCTGGTTCATACAGACGCCCGTATCAAATTGAAGAAACGGACAATGCCAATGTATTGCTTAGAGCTGAAGTTCTTAACAGAATAAGCTCTCGTAAGAAACCTGCTATCATTGTTTCTTATGCTGAAGCTATTTTCGAAAAGGTAGTTACTAAAAAAGTCTTAGAGAAAAATACCTTAAAAGTAAACTTAGGAGACAAAATGTCTATCGACTTTGTCAACGAAATACTTTTTGAATACAACTTTAAACGTGTTGACTTCGTTGCCGAACCCGGTGAGTTCTCAGTACGTGGAGGAATTATTGATGTTTTCTCGTTCTCAAATGACAATCCTTATCGAATTGAATTCTTTGGGGATGAAATTGACAGCATTCGTACTTTTGATGTGGAAACACAATTGTCTGTAGATAAACAAAAGAAAATTACAATTATTCCAAATGTAGAAAACAAGTTCTCTCAAGAATCAAGAGAGAGTTTCTTAGACTACATACCTGAAAAAACAGTCATATTTGCTCAAAACACAGCGTTTATTATTGACCAATTAGAACGTTTGTTTGAAAAAGCAACTACTGTTTTTGACAAGTTAAACAAAGATTTAAGCCACCGTGAACCAAAAGATATGTTTATGGATGGACAAACTTTTGTAAAGAAAATAGAGCTTCTTACTTATCTTGAACTTGACGATACAAAAATCATCAAACCAACAAAAGTAATTGAGTTTCATACTAAACCTCAACCTTCATTCAACAAACAATTTGATTTATTAGCTCAGAATCTAAATGAAAATACTGACAATGGCTATACTAATTTCTTGTATTGTTCAAATGAAAACCAAGCTAAACGATTTAGAGAAATCTTTGAGTCTTTAAAAAATGACCAAGAAACTGCTGTAGTTAAATCTTTTAAAACTGTGGTTATGCCACTTTTTGAAGGGTTTATTGACGATGAAAAACAAATTGCTTGCTATACTGACCACCAAATTTTTGAACGATACCACAAGTTTAACCTTAAAAACGGTTATACTAAGAAGCAAACAATCACCATCAAAGAGCTTAATTCTCTTTCTGTTGGCGATTATGTTACTCATATAGACCACGGTATCGGAAAATTCGGAGGTTTACAAAAAATACAGGTTGAAGGGAAAACGCAAGAAGCTATTAAGTTAGTATATGCAGATAACGATATTGTTTACGTAAGCATACATTCACTTCACAAAATATCAAAATACAACGGAAAAGACGGCTCTGTACCAAAGATTCATAAATTAGGTTCAAGTGCTTGGAAAACCCTTAAAAACAAAACAAAAGCACGCGTTAAGCACATTGCATTTAATTTAATTCAATTATATGCTAAACGTCGTTTACAAAAAGGATTCCAATGTCATCCTGATAGTTATTTACAACACGAATTAGAGAGTTCTTTTATCTATGAAGATACTCCTGATCAAGAAAAGGCAACGCAAGAAGTAAAGGCTGATATGGAGCTTGACCGCCCTATGGACAGATTAGTCTGTGGAGATGTTGGTTTCGGAAAAACAGAAGTAGCTATTAGAGCTGCTTTTAAAATGGTGGATAACGGTAAACAAGTTGCCGTATTAGTACCTACGACTATCTTAGCGTTCCAACATTACAAAACTTTTACAGAGCGTTTAAAAGATATGCCTGTACGCGTTTCTTATATCAATCGATTCCGTACAGCAAAACAGAAAACAGAGATTTTACAAGACTTAGCTGATGGGCAAATCGACATCTTAATCGGAACGCATCAATTAGTAAACAAAGGTGTACAATTCAAAGACCTTGGTTTATTAATTATTGATGAAGAACAAAAGTTTGGGGTTGCCGTGAAAGATAAGTTGAAAACAATATCTGAGAACGTAGATACACTAACTCTTACAGCTACACCGATACCGAGAACGTTACAGTTCTCTTTAATGGCTGCACGTGACTTATCTATCATCACGACTCCTCCACCTAATAGATATCCGATTGAATCTAATGTAATTGGATTTAATGAAGAGATTATTAGAGATGCTATTGCTTATGAGATTGAAAGAGGGGGACAAGTTTATTTTATCAACAACCGAATTGAAAATATCCGCGAAGTTGCTGGAATGATTCAACGCCTTGTACCAGATGCTAAAGTTGGTATTGGTCACGGACAATTAGAAGGTAAAAAGCTTGAAGAGTTAATGCTTTCATTTATGAATGGGGAATTTGACGTTTTAGTTGCTACAACAATCATTGAAAGTGGTTTAGACGTACCGAATGCCAACACCATTCTAATCAATAATGCAAATAACTTTGGACTTTCTGACTTACACCAGATGAGAGGTCGTGTAGGTCGTAGTAATAAAAAGGCGTTCTGTTATTTCATCTGCCCTCCTTATTCTGCAATGACAGAAGAAGCTCGTAAGAGAATACAGGCTTTAGAGCAATTTAGTGAACTTGGTAGTGGATTAAACATTGCGATGAAGGATTTAGAAATTCGTGGAGCAGGAGATATCTTAGGAGGTGAACAAAGTGGTTTCATCAATGAAATCGGTTTTGAAACCTATCAAAAGATTATGCAAGAAGCTATTGAGGAATTAAAACAAAACGAGTTTAAAGACTTATACGCTGATGAGAATACAGAAGAAAACAAAGTGTTTGTAAAAGACACTCAAATTGATACTGATTTCGAAATTCTGTTCCCTGATGAATATATCAACAATATTACTGAACGACTAAATCTGTATAATGAGTTAAGTACAATTACAACAGAAAAAGTTCTTCAAGAATACGAACAACGATTGATTGACCGATTCGGACCTCTTCCTAAGCAAGCTATAGCCCTTTTAAACAGCCTTAGAATAAAATGGCACGCTTCTAATATGGGGATTGAAAAAGTAGTCTTAAAACAAGGTAAAATGATTTGTTACTTCTTAGGAGACCAACAATCTGAATACTATCAATCTTCTAAGTTTAGAAAAGCCCTATTATTTGTACAGCAACACGCTAATTTGTGCAAAATGAAAGAAAAACAAACCAAAACAGGTTTGAGGTTATTACTAACTTTTGAGAATATTAAATCTATCAAACAGGCCTTAGAAATGGCTGAATTATTAGACAAAGATAATTAG